The Candidatus Binatus sp. genome contains a region encoding:
- the thiI gene encoding tRNA uracil 4-sulfurtransferase ThiI: MRYLIGRYHEIALKGRNQWRFVDQVKQNLRDIFGDYRLGNIRSVGPRLMVQIPEELSDETAAERAALIFGLQNFSLSHATARDIESIAREAIKLATGSSARTFAVRTKREDKRFAMNSVEIDRAVGGEVQEALGFEVDLRAPELTISIEIMNDAAYVSAGKMPGAGGLPVGVTGRGLALLSGGIDSPVAAHRMMRRGLRLDFVHFHAYPIVSAASREKAAELAAHLTRWQARSTLMLAPFGNLQREIVANTLRPLRVVLYRRFMLRIASALAERSGATVLVTGESLGQVASQTLENMAVIEKAAAFPVMRPLVGMDKNEIIDQARRLRTFETSILPDQDCCTLFVPAHPETRARIEEVEAAESCFDIPRMIDDVVRATEVERFWFPPRATQAATARAPETQY, from the coding sequence ATGCGATATTTGATTGGCAGATACCACGAGATCGCGCTCAAAGGGCGCAATCAGTGGCGATTCGTGGACCAGGTCAAGCAGAATCTGCGCGATATATTCGGCGACTACCGGCTGGGCAATATCCGCAGCGTCGGGCCGCGCCTGATGGTGCAAATCCCCGAGGAGCTTAGCGACGAAACCGCCGCCGAGCGCGCGGCGTTGATTTTCGGGCTGCAGAACTTCTCGCTCAGCCATGCGACCGCTCGCGACATCGAATCGATCGCGCGCGAAGCGATCAAGCTCGCGACGGGAAGCAGTGCAAGGACATTTGCGGTGCGGACCAAGCGCGAGGACAAGCGGTTCGCGATGAATTCGGTGGAAATAGATCGCGCGGTTGGCGGTGAAGTGCAGGAGGCGCTCGGCTTCGAAGTGGATCTGCGCGCTCCCGAGCTCACGATATCGATCGAGATAATGAACGACGCGGCGTACGTGTCGGCGGGCAAGATGCCGGGTGCGGGCGGACTTCCGGTAGGCGTGACGGGGCGTGGATTGGCGCTGCTGTCGGGCGGGATCGATTCGCCGGTCGCGGCGCATCGAATGATGCGGCGCGGGCTTAGGCTGGACTTCGTACATTTTCATGCGTATCCGATCGTTTCGGCGGCGAGCCGGGAGAAGGCGGCGGAGCTTGCGGCTCATCTGACGCGCTGGCAGGCGCGATCGACGCTGATGCTGGCGCCGTTTGGAAACTTGCAGCGCGAGATCGTGGCGAACACTCTGCGTCCGCTGCGCGTGGTGCTGTACCGGCGCTTCATGCTGCGAATCGCCAGCGCGCTTGCGGAGCGTTCAGGCGCGACGGTGCTGGTAACGGGCGAGAGCCTGGGGCAGGTCGCCTCGCAGACGCTGGAAAACATGGCGGTGATCGAGAAGGCGGCGGCGTTTCCGGTCATGCGGCCGCTGGTCGGGATGGACAAAAACGAGATTATCGATCAGGCGCGCCGGCTGCGCACGTTCGAGACATCGATATTGCCCGATCAGGACTGCTGCACGCTGTTTGTGCCGGCGCATCCCGAGACGCGGGCGCGAATCGAGGAAGTCGAGGCGGCGGAATCGTGCTTCGATATCCCGCGGATGATTGACGATGTGGTCCGCGCCACCGAAGTCGAGCGTTTTTGGTTTCCGCCGCGGGCGACGCAAGCGGCTACGGCCAGAGCGCCAGAAACGCAGTATTGA
- a CDS encoding SLC13 family permease, which yields MLPSHTPALAIFALTYAVIALGEIPWLRIDRTGAALAGAVAMVVSGALSGAAAERAIDFHTIALLLGMMIVVANLRLSGAFAFFARGLLSRARSGFGMLAMTVAAAGLLAAFFINDVVCLALTPLIIDAAEIADLDPIPLLLGLATASNIGSAATITGNPQNMIVAGFAHLGYSSFAFHLAPAAIIGLVIDFLVIAAVYRKSIGAPRRPSDAPAPRTLRVNRPLMIKSSIVALGALAMFVAGYPTHLVAMSAGVILLFTRRIKPHRVYRLIDWTMLAMFTGLFIVVAGFETTGFQTEVLSLVGVQRLTHPVTLTVVVAILSNLVSNVPAVLLFRPLYPMLGGGRTLALLIASASTYAGNLTLVGSIANLIVVEQARLRRIDVTFVDYLRVGVPITLITLAINTAFLALWP from the coding sequence ATGCTCCCCAGCCACACCCCGGCCCTCGCCATTTTCGCCCTGACCTACGCAGTGATCGCGCTCGGCGAAATTCCGTGGCTGCGCATCGATCGCACCGGCGCCGCGTTGGCGGGCGCGGTCGCGATGGTCGTGTCCGGCGCTCTCAGCGGAGCCGCGGCCGAGCGCGCCATCGACTTCCACACGATTGCCCTGCTGCTCGGGATGATGATCGTAGTGGCGAACTTGCGCCTCTCGGGCGCCTTTGCGTTCTTCGCGCGCGGGCTGCTGAGCAGGGCGCGCTCTGGCTTCGGGATGCTTGCGATGACCGTCGCCGCGGCGGGCTTGCTCGCCGCGTTTTTCATTAATGACGTTGTCTGCCTGGCGCTCACCCCTCTGATAATCGACGCCGCCGAAATTGCGGACCTCGATCCCATCCCGCTTTTGCTGGGACTCGCGACCGCCAGCAACATCGGCAGCGCCGCGACGATCACCGGCAACCCGCAGAACATGATCGTCGCAGGCTTCGCGCATCTCGGCTACTCCAGCTTCGCATTTCACCTGGCGCCGGCCGCCATCATCGGCCTCGTGATCGATTTCCTGGTGATCGCCGCGGTTTACCGAAAATCGATCGGAGCGCCGCGGCGGCCCAGTGATGCCCCCGCTCCACGCACGCTTCGCGTCAACCGCCCGTTGATGATCAAATCGTCGATCGTCGCGCTCGGTGCGTTGGCGATGTTCGTCGCCGGCTATCCGACCCACCTGGTCGCGATGAGCGCCGGCGTGATCCTGCTGTTCACCCGGCGAATCAAGCCGCATCGCGTGTATCGGTTGATCGATTGGACGATGCTCGCGATGTTCACCGGACTCTTCATCGTGGTGGCCGGTTTCGAAACCACCGGCTTCCAAACCGAAGTGTTGAGCCTGGTCGGCGTTCAGCGGTTGACCCATCCCGTCACTCTGACAGTCGTCGTCGCGATCCTTTCCAACCTGGTCAGCAACGTGCCCGCCGTGCTGCTGTTCCGTCCGCTCTATCCGATGCTTGGCGGCGGACGCACGCTTGCGCTGTTGATCGCGAGCGCGAGCACCTACGCGGGAAATCTTACCCTGGTTGGATCGATCGCCAATCTGATCGTGGTCGAGCAGGCGCGGTTGAGGAGGATTGACGTGACCTTTGTCGATTACTTGCGCGTGGGCGTGCCAATCACGCTGATCACGCTGGCGATCAATACTGCGTTTCTGGCGCTCTGGCCGTAG
- a CDS encoding glycosyltransferase family 2 protein, giving the protein MTVKLTIAIPTHNRAALVRETLASIASLAIPAGVEADCLVIDNGSTDDTAAVIDDCARGAALAMRRVFESRLGSSFARNRAVDETASDFIFFIDDDALAERDWAAELLDDMRQRDLDAACGMVIPQWSSPPPKWLGPSLWVKLAVHDRRTIESAPTSSAERLDNYFSANVGFKRSAFARFGKFREDLGVVGGNPISGEDTELFARILARGGAMGFAPRAIVHHLIPPERMTRAYLRRKSFAFGMGTAFAGLQNHNRLDKLVRNGVRMAAAAMRGDPERAIYHELECANFFGYWRGRLIAR; this is encoded by the coding sequence TTGACAGTCAAACTCACAATTGCGATTCCCACACATAATCGCGCGGCGCTGGTGCGCGAGACGTTGGCGAGTATCGCGTCGCTCGCGATACCGGCGGGCGTCGAGGCCGACTGCCTCGTCATCGACAATGGATCGACCGACGACACCGCAGCGGTAATCGATGACTGCGCGCGTGGCGCGGCGCTTGCGATGCGGCGCGTGTTCGAATCGCGTCTGGGTTCGAGCTTTGCGCGAAATCGTGCGGTGGACGAAACCGCGTCGGACTTCATCTTCTTCATAGACGACGACGCGCTGGCCGAGCGCGATTGGGCCGCCGAACTGCTCGATGACATGCGGCAGCGCGACCTGGACGCCGCGTGCGGTATGGTCATCCCGCAATGGTCGTCGCCACCGCCCAAGTGGCTGGGGCCGAGCCTGTGGGTCAAACTCGCAGTTCACGACCGGCGCACGATCGAGTCGGCGCCAACGTCATCTGCCGAGCGCTTGGATAATTATTTCAGCGCCAATGTCGGGTTCAAGCGCTCTGCGTTCGCGCGTTTCGGGAAATTTCGCGAGGACCTCGGCGTGGTCGGCGGCAATCCCATCTCAGGCGAGGACACCGAACTGTTCGCGCGGATATTGGCGCGCGGCGGCGCCATGGGTTTTGCACCGCGCGCAATCGTGCATCATCTGATCCCTCCCGAGCGGATGACGCGCGCGTATCTGCGGCGCAAGAGCTTCGCCTTCGGCATGGGCACCGCATTTGCGGGACTGCAAAACCACAATCGCCTCGACAAGCTCGTCCGCAACGGCGTGCGAATGGCAGCCGCCGCGATGCGCGGCGATCCGGAGCGGGCGATTTATCACGAACTCGAATGCGCCAACTTTTTCGGCTATTGGCGCGGCCGCCTGATCGCAAGATAG
- a CDS encoding NUDIX hydrolase, whose translation MAEQQFYVGIHGVIASRGRMLVLKRAPVMPYRPGSWDLPGGHLALGESFEDCLLREVKEETGIDVAIDRLLGLHSMVSEPYLQALYSCRLAVFQKVQLRPDEHVEHRWVTPADVASLELIPYLAAILKRGMLSYVK comes from the coding sequence ATGGCGGAGCAGCAATTCTATGTGGGCATCCATGGCGTTATCGCCAGTCGCGGGCGAATGCTCGTGCTCAAGCGCGCGCCGGTGATGCCGTATCGCCCCGGAAGCTGGGACCTTCCCGGCGGCCATCTTGCGCTCGGCGAGAGTTTCGAGGATTGCCTGTTGCGCGAGGTCAAGGAGGAAACCGGGATTGATGTCGCGATCGACCGCCTGCTCGGCTTGCACAGCATGGTTTCAGAGCCCTATCTGCAGGCGCTCTACTCGTGTCGGCTGGCAGTTTTTCAGAAAGTGCAGCTGCGCCCCGACGAACACGTCGAGCATCGATGGGTCACGCCGGCCGACGTCGCGAGCCTGGAGTTGATTCCTTATCTCGCGGCAATTTTGAAGCGCGGTATGCTGAGTTACGTGAAGTGA
- a CDS encoding hydantoinase B/oxoprolinase family protein, whose translation MKLDSIQLAVMNSRLAAIADEMGVVLGQTAFSPNIKERHDFSCAIFDARGELVAQAAHIPVHLGSTPLSVRAAIENLELQRGDVAALNDPFAGGTHLPDLTLVAPVFIGVERRPFAYVANRAHHADMGGIAPGSMALATEIYQEGFRLPPVKIVSGGEIARDVMTLFLANTRVREEREGDLRAQIAALSVGAERLLAIVKTSGRKTVEAAMDGLKDYAARLMTAALAELAPGTYRAEDFLDDDGFGTGPIPIRAAITIGGGKALVDFTGSARQVRGSVNANFAITLSATFYVMKCLAAQAVPANEGLMRPISLVAPPGSIVNALAPAAVAGGNVETSQRIVDVLFRALAKAAPSRIPAASSGSMSNLTVGGFDRFRDRHFSYYETIAGGAGAASGRPGASGIHTHMTNTLNTPIEALEAYYPMRITEYRIRRGSGGRGRARGGDGLIRELECLVDSNVSLLTERRTIAPYGLAGGSPGATGINILVRGTRRTRLPGKTNIDLKAGERIRIETPGGGAWGRR comes from the coding sequence ATGAAGCTCGATTCGATCCAGCTGGCCGTGATGAACAGTCGGCTTGCGGCGATTGCCGACGAGATGGGCGTTGTGCTTGGGCAGACGGCGTTCTCGCCCAACATCAAGGAGCGGCACGATTTTTCGTGCGCGATTTTCGACGCGCGCGGCGAGCTGGTCGCACAGGCCGCGCATATTCCGGTGCATCTCGGATCGACGCCGCTCTCGGTGCGCGCGGCAATTGAGAATCTCGAGCTCCAGCGGGGCGACGTCGCCGCGCTGAACGATCCCTTCGCCGGCGGGACGCACCTGCCCGACTTGACCCTGGTCGCACCGGTGTTTATCGGGGTCGAGCGCCGCCCGTTCGCGTACGTCGCCAACCGGGCGCATCACGCGGATATGGGCGGGATCGCGCCGGGCTCGATGGCGCTGGCGACGGAGATTTACCAGGAAGGGTTCCGGTTGCCGCCGGTGAAAATTGTCAGCGGCGGCGAGATCGCTCGCGACGTGATGACGCTATTTCTTGCCAACACCAGAGTCCGCGAGGAGCGCGAGGGCGACCTGCGCGCGCAGATTGCCGCGTTGTCGGTCGGCGCCGAGCGGTTGCTCGCGATCGTAAAAACCTCGGGACGCAAGACGGTCGAAGCTGCGATGGACGGGCTCAAGGATTACGCGGCGCGCCTGATGACCGCGGCGCTTGCCGAGCTTGCGCCCGGAACCTATCGGGCGGAGGATTTTCTCGACGACGACGGATTCGGCACGGGTCCGATTCCAATTCGCGCCGCAATCACAATAGGCGGCGGCAAGGCGCTCGTCGATTTCACCGGCTCCGCGCGGCAGGTGCGCGGTTCGGTCAACGCAAATTTCGCGATCACCCTGTCGGCGACTTTCTACGTAATGAAATGCCTCGCGGCACAGGCCGTGCCCGCCAACGAGGGCCTGATGCGCCCGATCAGCCTCGTCGCGCCGCCGGGCTCGATCGTCAACGCGTTGGCTCCAGCAGCGGTCGCGGGCGGAAACGTCGAGACCTCGCAGCGAATTGTCGACGTTTTGTTTCGCGCGCTCGCCAAGGCGGCGCCCAGTCGTATCCCGGCGGCGAGTTCGGGCTCGATGTCGAATCTCACGGTCGGCGGCTTCGACCGATTTCGCGACCGCCATTTTTCTTACTACGAAACGATCGCCGGTGGCGCGGGCGCCGCAAGCGGCCGGCCCGGCGCCTCCGGCATCCACACCCACATGACCAACACGCTCAACACGCCGATCGAGGCGCTCGAGGCCTACTACCCGATGCGGATCACCGAGTATCGAATCCGGCGCGGCTCTGGCGGCCGTGGCCGCGCGCGCGGCGGCGATGGACTGATTCGTGAACTCGAGTGCCTGGTCGATTCGAACGTCAGCTTGCTCACCGAACGGCGGACAATCGCGCCATACGGACTCGCCGGCGGATCACCGGGCGCGACGGGGATAAACATTCTGGTGCGCGGCACGCGACGAACCAGGTTACCCGGCAAAACGAATATCGACCTCAAAGCCGGCGAGCGCATTCGAATCGAGACGCCCGGCGGCGGCGCCTGGGGCCGTCGCTAA
- a CDS encoding hydantoinase/oxoprolinase family protein, whose amino-acid sequence MKRRSPRPLRAGPIVVGIDTGGTFTDLVAIAGGEIRVHKVLSTPADPADAVIRGLCEMLAGIDTAPESVTYSSTVATNALLEKKGARVALFTNAGFEDLIEIGRQNRDDLYALAPSRPEPLVGRAMRFGVAERTLFDGIIIKSLSRMELARIRRLAARSLADAFAICLLHSYANPKGEESIARALAPLGRPLTVSHRILAEYREYERFSTAVVNAYVAPRMSSHLKNLETRLQGTRLRVMQSNGSAIGPELARAEPVRTILSGPAAGVIGAASLARAFGTDRFITFDMGGTSTDVSLFDRRARIRTLSHPDGYAVRTPVIDIHTVGAGGGSIARIDAGGSLQVGPDSAGADPGPACYGRGESCTVTDADLVAGRLVAENFLGGQMKLYPERAERALSRLARAMKTNPIAAARGIIRVVNANMERAIRVITVERGYDPRDFALLAFGGAGPMHACELALDLGIGRIVMPRNPGLLCAWGASSAPLGREYSLTVRETNPNYRGLVARASALVRRAHAELGAEGAAAIRHELWADMRYRGQSYELEIALTPRFVADFHSTHRRTFGHCAASAAVEVVNIRIRAVAGDSLARPRRIARQAGKPTPVSSGRVLVGGRERTVPIYERASFGAGARVRGPIVVVELSSTAYVAPEFTLRVDDFGNLQLEAAR is encoded by the coding sequence GTGAAACGGCGAAGCCCCCGGCCATTGCGCGCCGGCCCAATCGTGGTCGGGATAGATACCGGCGGCACGTTCACCGATCTGGTCGCGATCGCCGGCGGTGAAATCCGCGTGCACAAAGTGCTCTCGACGCCGGCGGACCCTGCCGACGCTGTCATCCGCGGCCTGTGCGAGATGCTCGCGGGGATCGACACGGCGCCGGAGTCCGTCACCTACAGCTCCACCGTCGCGACCAATGCGCTGCTCGAGAAGAAGGGCGCGCGCGTCGCGCTGTTTACCAACGCGGGTTTTGAAGACCTTATCGAGATCGGCCGGCAGAACCGCGACGACCTGTACGCGCTGGCGCCTTCGCGACCCGAGCCGCTGGTCGGCCGCGCGATGCGCTTCGGCGTAGCCGAGCGCACGCTGTTCGACGGGATCATCATCAAATCGTTGAGCCGGATGGAACTCGCGCGAATTCGGCGCCTCGCGGCACGGAGCCTCGCCGACGCATTCGCCATCTGCCTGCTTCACTCGTACGCCAATCCGAAAGGCGAGGAATCGATCGCGCGAGCGCTGGCGCCTCTGGGACGGCCGCTTACGGTCTCGCATCGGATTCTCGCCGAGTATCGCGAATATGAGCGCTTCTCGACGGCGGTCGTGAATGCGTACGTCGCGCCGCGGATGTCATCGCATCTGAAAAACCTGGAGACCCGGCTCCAAGGGACGCGGCTGCGAGTCATGCAATCCAACGGCAGCGCGATCGGCCCGGAGCTGGCGCGGGCAGAGCCGGTGCGAACGATTCTCTCCGGTCCCGCGGCGGGCGTGATTGGAGCGGCAAGCCTGGCGCGCGCATTCGGCACCGATCGTTTCATCACGTTCGACATGGGTGGGACCTCGACGGATGTATCGCTGTTCGATCGCCGCGCGCGAATCCGCACACTGAGTCATCCCGACGGATACGCGGTGCGCACGCCCGTGATCGACATTCACACCGTCGGCGCAGGCGGCGGATCGATCGCGCGGATTGACGCAGGCGGTTCGCTCCAAGTCGGGCCGGATAGCGCGGGCGCCGATCCCGGGCCCGCGTGCTATGGACGCGGCGAATCGTGCACCGTTACCGACGCCGACCTGGTGGCGGGCAGGCTGGTCGCAGAAAATTTCCTGGGCGGCCAAATGAAGCTCTATCCGGAGCGCGCCGAGCGCGCGTTGTCGCGGCTCGCGCGAGCAATGAAAACGAATCCGATTGCAGCGGCGCGCGGGATTATTCGCGTCGTCAATGCGAACATGGAGCGTGCGATTCGCGTGATCACGGTCGAGCGCGGCTACGATCCGCGCGACTTCGCGTTGCTGGCGTTCGGCGGCGCCGGCCCGATGCACGCGTGCGAACTGGCGCTCGATTTGGGTATCGGGCGAATCGTGATGCCGCGAAATCCCGGCCTGCTGTGCGCGTGGGGCGCGTCGAGCGCTCCTTTGGGCCGCGAGTATTCGCTCACGGTGCGCGAGACAAATCCGAACTATCGAGGCCTGGTCGCGCGCGCCTCGGCGCTGGTCCGCCGCGCACACGCCGAGCTCGGGGCTGAAGGAGCGGCCGCGATTCGTCACGAACTGTGGGCCGACATGCGCTATCGGGGGCAGTCGTACGAGCTCGAAATCGCACTCACGCCCCGATTCGTCGCCGACTTTCACTCGACGCACCGCAGAACTTTCGGACATTGCGCCGCCAGCGCCGCCGTCGAAGTGGTGAATATCCGAATCCGCGCAGTCGCGGGGGATTCGCTCGCCAGGCCCAGGCGAATCGCGCGCCAGGCCGGGAAGCCAACGCCGGTTTCAAGCGGACGAGTGCTGGTTGGCGGGCGCGAACGTACGGTGCCGATCTACGAGCGAGCCTCATTTGGCGCAGGCGCGCGCGTGCGCGGGCCGATCGTCGTCGTCGAGCTGAGTTCCACCGCGTACGTCGCGCCGGAATTCACTTTGCGCGTGGATGACTTCGGCAATCTCCAGCTGGAGGCGGCGCGATGA
- a CDS encoding MDR/zinc-dependent alcohol dehydrogenase-like family protein gives MRALVFDRNLEFRGDYPDPVAVPGESIVRVAVAGICGTDLEIARGYMQYRGVPGHEFAGRVIESKNAALAGRRVVGEINAGCGRCATCASGLARHCPSRTVLGILGRDGAFAEFLRLPDANLIPIPDSMPDDVAVFVEPVAAAYEIFEQVHLARNQTIAVIGDGRLGAIVALALKGEKYQPKVTGHHREKLARLAGLGLDTAEESSVRDKFDVVIDCSGSGSGFGRAVELVRPRGKIILKSTAAVAAEINLAPIVVNEITIIGSRCGRFQPALDALAAGKIDPRPLIDGAFRLDDGLAGFEAASNPLNFKILLRAP, from the coding sequence ATGCGCGCGCTGGTATTCGATCGCAATCTGGAATTTCGCGGCGACTATCCCGATCCCGTCGCTGTGCCGGGCGAGAGTATCGTCCGCGTCGCAGTCGCCGGCATCTGCGGAACCGACCTGGAGATCGCCCGCGGCTACATGCAATATCGCGGTGTGCCGGGTCATGAATTCGCCGGCCGCGTAATCGAATCGAAGAACGCCGCGCTCGCCGGACGACGCGTCGTTGGCGAGATCAACGCGGGATGCGGGCGATGCGCGACGTGCGCTAGCGGTCTCGCGCGCCATTGTCCGAGTCGCACAGTGCTGGGAATCCTCGGGCGCGACGGCGCCTTTGCAGAATTCCTTCGTCTTCCCGACGCCAACCTGATCCCGATTCCCGATTCGATGCCTGACGACGTCGCGGTGTTCGTGGAACCGGTCGCGGCGGCGTATGAGATCTTCGAGCAGGTTCATCTGGCGCGCAATCAGACGATCGCGGTGATAGGCGACGGCAGGCTCGGGGCGATTGTCGCGTTGGCGCTCAAGGGCGAGAAGTACCAGCCAAAGGTCACGGGCCATCATCGGGAGAAACTCGCGCGGCTGGCCGGTCTCGGACTCGATACGGCCGAGGAATCTTCTGTGCGGGACAAATTCGACGTTGTGATCGATTGCAGTGGAAGTGGATCCGGTTTTGGGCGCGCGGTTGAACTGGTCCGGCCGCGCGGAAAGATCATCCTGAAGAGCACCGCGGCCGTGGCGGCTGAAATTAATCTGGCGCCAATCGTGGTGAATGAAATCACCATAATCGGTTCGCGATGCGGCCGCTTTCAGCCTGCGCTCGACGCGCTCGCGGCCGGAAAAATCGATCCTCGCCCGCTGATCGATGGCGCCTTCAGGCTCGATGACGGCCTGGCAGGCTTCGAAGCCGCAAGCAATCCGCTCAATTTCAAAATACTGCTGAGAGCGCCGTGA
- a CDS encoding zinc ribbon domain-containing protein translates to MPIYEYKCNKCGVFEAMQGIKESALKKCPTCNSKVERQMSRGSFILKGSGWYATDYAKKSTPSSTDADSTALPATPATNGSTASSSDSAAKAAGESKPASESKSASSESKTPSRSKSSSEKSVSAKSAD, encoded by the coding sequence ATGCCAATTTACGAATACAAGTGCAACAAATGCGGCGTGTTCGAGGCGATGCAGGGCATTAAGGAATCCGCGCTCAAGAAATGTCCCACCTGCAACAGCAAGGTGGAGCGGCAGATGTCGCGCGGCTCGTTCATCCTGAAGGGCAGCGGATGGTACGCGACGGACTACGCCAAGAAGAGCACCCCGAGCAGCACGGACGCGGATTCAACGGCGTTGCCGGCTACGCCCGCGACCAACGGTAGCACGGCGTCATCGAGCGATTCGGCGGCGAAAGCGGCTGGCGAGTCGAAGCCGGCCTCGGAATCCAAATCGGCGTCATCGGAATCGAAGACGCCCTCGCGCTCGAAATCCTCCTCCGAAAAATCAGTGTCAGCCAAATCCGCCGACTGA
- a CDS encoding DUF167 domain-containing protein — protein MANGEVTIEVTARPGASRRGVIGTSGERLVVGVHSGPQKGKANDELIEYLAGELRVPRSALMIVRGATSRRKTIRIVTHDAAKAASRLRQIGKPK, from the coding sequence GTGGCCAACGGCGAGGTAACAATCGAAGTCACGGCTCGGCCGGGCGCCTCGCGCCGAGGCGTCATCGGCACGAGTGGAGAACGCCTGGTCGTCGGCGTCCATTCAGGGCCGCAGAAAGGCAAAGCGAACGACGAACTGATCGAGTATCTGGCAGGCGAGCTGCGCGTGCCACGCTCGGCGCTGATGATCGTTCGCGGGGCAACCTCGCGTCGCAAGACGATCCGAATCGTGACGCATGACGCGGCCAAGGCGGCCTCGCGGCTGCGGCAGATTGGCAAACCAAAGTAG
- a CDS encoding YggT family protein, whose product MYAWTNLIIFVAQTLDSLLTLYLYVVIISALMTWIEPNPYNPIVRFIYSITEPVFEWFREHIPVVFGGIDFSPLIVIVVIQLIQRVVIPSVVHALIPVYA is encoded by the coding sequence GTGTACGCCTGGACCAACCTGATCATCTTCGTCGCGCAGACCCTCGACAGTTTGCTGACGCTCTATTTGTATGTCGTGATCATTTCCGCGTTGATGACGTGGATCGAGCCGAATCCGTACAATCCGATCGTCCGCTTCATCTATTCGATCACGGAGCCGGTCTTCGAATGGTTCCGCGAACATATCCCGGTAGTGTTCGGCGGAATCGATTTTTCACCGCTGATCGTGATTGTGGTCATCCAGCTCATCCAGCGCGTTGTCATTCCAAGCGTGGTGCATGCGCTGATTCCCGTCTACGCGTGA
- the proC gene encoding pyrroline-5-carboxylate reductase, with amino-acid sequence MKKLGFIGGGNMAEALAHGLIAHKVFKPAEIIVSDVAPERRRKLARALKLATTDDNAAVVREAGAVVLAVKPQTIDAVMAEIAAELAKASGKAAGRGKLFISIAAGVTIARLTRGLGRRARVIRVMPNAPAMVGHGMAAMVRGRGASAGDEAFALRIFRAVGDAVALKDEKLLDVVTALSGSGPAYVYLFAKAMADAAVSEGIPRELALRMALKTIRGAEQLMRESKREVGDLIAAVASPGGTTEAALRRFAEHGFSDIVAAALHAASDRSRELGRGIN; translated from the coding sequence ATGAAAAAGCTCGGATTCATCGGCGGCGGTAACATGGCCGAGGCGCTCGCGCACGGCCTTATCGCGCACAAGGTCTTCAAGCCGGCCGAAATTATTGTGTCCGACGTTGCGCCGGAGCGCCGGCGCAAACTGGCCCGCGCGCTCAAGCTCGCGACGACCGACGACAATGCCGCGGTCGTGCGCGAGGCCGGCGCCGTCGTGCTCGCCGTCAAGCCGCAAACGATCGACGCGGTGATGGCGGAAATCGCGGCCGAGCTGGCGAAAGCGAGCGGAAAAGCGGCCGGCAGGGGCAAGCTGTTCATTTCGATTGCCGCCGGCGTGACGATCGCGCGGCTGACGCGCGGGCTGGGCAGGCGCGCGCGAGTGATCCGGGTGATGCCGAACGCGCCCGCGATGGTGGGCCACGGGATGGCGGCGATGGTGCGTGGGCGTGGAGCGTCGGCGGGAGATGAGGCGTTCGCGCTGCGCATTTTCAGGGCGGTAGGAGACGCCGTCGCGCTCAAGGACGAAAAGCTCCTGGACGTGGTCACGGCGCTCTCGGGCAGTGGCCCCGCTTACGTTTACCTGTTCGCCAAGGCGATGGCGGATGCGGCGGTGAGCGAGGGAATCCCGCGCGAACTGGCTTTACGGATGGCGCTGAAGACGATTCGTGGCGCCGAACAGCTGATGCGCGAGTCCAAGCGCGAGGTCGGCGATTTGATTGCGGCGGTCGCTTCGCCGGGCGGCACCACCGAGGCCGCGCTGCGCCGGTTCGCCGAGCATGGTTTTTCTGATATCGTGGCCGCCGCATTGCACGCCGCCAGCGATCGCTCGCGCGAACTTGGCCGCGGAATCAACTAG